A region of Methanocorpusculum labreanum Z DNA encodes the following proteins:
- a CDS encoding TIGR00296 family protein, translating to MHLLSQTEGQLALQAARLYAESAVTGKPPARVPELSGIFTEKRGVFVTLTKFGDLRGCIGFPFPVMPLGDAIKDAAQHAAIHDPRFYPVNEGELRQIKIEVTVLTLPVLLECEPDQRPGAVIIGRHGLIAEMNGHTGLLLPQVAVEYGWGPVEFLRETCRKAGLHPDAWTNASCNILTFEGQIFKE from the coding sequence ATGCATCTCCTCAGTCAGACCGAAGGACAGCTTGCCCTGCAGGCTGCACGACTCTACGCTGAGTCCGCAGTGACCGGAAAACCACCAGCACGGGTACCGGAACTCTCCGGCATCTTCACCGAAAAGCGGGGAGTCTTTGTAACGCTCACCAAATTCGGGGACCTCAGGGGATGCATCGGCTTTCCCTTCCCCGTCATGCCGCTTGGCGACGCCATCAAAGACGCCGCACAGCATGCCGCCATCCACGACCCCAGGTTCTACCCCGTCAACGAAGGGGAACTCCGACAAATCAAGATCGAAGTCACCGTCCTCACCCTGCCCGTACTCCTTGAGTGCGAACCGGACCAGCGCCCCGGAGCCGTCATCATCGGCAGACACGGACTCATCGCAGAAATGAACGGGCACACCGGCCTCCTTCTCCCCCAGGTCGCCGTCGAATACGGATGGGGACCCGTCGAATTCCTCCGCGAGACCTGCCGCAAAGCCGGTCTCCACCCTGACGCATGGACAAACGCATCATGCAATATTCTTACATTTGAAGGACAGATATTCAAGGAATAA
- a CDS encoding DUF4391 domain-containing protein: MLGIPDECSVERNLDVKRLPLSEVKPGERNRFRDVVRELKVSAVLTDKVLPAYTTERCIVQAVQVFEVRVNSLRSAPFVCGVLQKMTKTLCIIFVRDDHQEQFSFALKRLNLQYASEVVVTDQFLSVPRVSGVSGNGMRLMEMYAGWGVVVNMTSLYSWYLELMVKCFVITHRKVWSGMEGLLSSKVWYNSDDVLSMFSDLKRLVGLSEERGRSLSMGESVRLNGELREVYERLERYA; this comes from the coding sequence ATGTTAGGCATCCCGGATGAATGTTCGGTAGAGAGAAACCTTGATGTGAAGCGTCTTCCTCTGAGCGAGGTGAAACCTGGAGAACGAAATCGGTTTAGGGATGTGGTTCGAGAGCTGAAGGTCTCGGCAGTTTTGACGGATAAGGTCCTTCCAGCATATACTACGGAGAGATGCATTGTGCAGGCGGTCCAGGTGTTTGAGGTGCGGGTAAATTCTCTGCGGTCAGCACCCTTCGTATGCGGCGTTTTGCAGAAAATGACGAAAACGCTTTGTATCATTTTTGTGCGGGATGATCATCAGGAGCAGTTTTCATTTGCATTGAAGCGTTTGAATCTCCAGTATGCGTCAGAAGTGGTTGTTACGGATCAGTTTTTGAGTGTGCCACGCGTATCCGGCGTTTCGGGAAATGGCATGCGATTGATGGAGATGTATGCTGGATGGGGTGTTGTGGTGAATATGACGAGTCTTTATTCATGGTATCTTGAACTGATGGTGAAGTGTTTTGTTATCACACATAGGAAGGTCTGGTCCGGGATGGAGGGATTGCTTTCGTCAAAAGTATGGTATAATTCCGATGATGTTCTTTCGATGTTTTCGGATCTGAAACGGCTGGTAGGTTTGTCTGAGGAGCGTGGCCGGTCGCTTTCGATGGGGGAATCTGTGCGGCTGAACGGGGAGTTGAGAGAGGTGTATGAGAGGCTGGAGAGGTATGCCTGA
- a CDS encoding 5-formyltetrahydrofolate cyclo-ligase translates to MTTKAELRTILKERREALSLGDRREKGYYITCRLQELLKPYHTVLAYIAKDPEVESMVIVNCLLEEGKTVVVPIIEKETHTLRLSYLTSMDQLEPGTFRVPEPLTHEQPAPASSIDVVLVPMVGFDRAGHRLGYGAGYYDRFFEKNPDIPRIGMAYACQEVELIPTEPFDARMDYVVTEDEVIRCGRVGDEVDDLS, encoded by the coding sequence ATGACGACGAAAGCAGAGCTTCGCACTATATTAAAAGAACGACGCGAAGCTCTGTCTTTGGGCGACCGGCGGGAGAAGGGATACTATATCACCTGCCGGCTGCAGGAACTTTTGAAACCCTATCATACGGTCCTTGCCTACATCGCGAAGGATCCGGAGGTGGAGTCGATGGTGATCGTCAATTGCCTTTTAGAAGAGGGAAAAACGGTCGTCGTCCCGATCATCGAGAAGGAGACCCACACGCTCCGGCTCTCGTATCTCACCTCGATGGACCAGCTCGAACCGGGCACCTTCCGGGTCCCCGAGCCGCTCACCCATGAACAGCCCGCCCCGGCATCCTCGATCGACGTGGTGCTCGTCCCGATGGTGGGGTTCGACCGTGCGGGGCACCGGCTGGGATATGGTGCGGGATACTATGACCGCTTTTTTGAAAAGAATCCCGATATCCCGCGTATCGGGATGGCGTATGCCTGTCAGGAGGTCGAGTTGATCCCGACCGAGCCGTTCGACGCCCGGATGGATTATGTCGTGACCGAGGACGAGGTCATCCGGTGCGGGCGGGTCGGAGACGAAGTCGACGACCTCAGCTGA
- a CDS encoding GxxExxY protein, protein MLYYKDESYAIFGAIFEVYKTLGNTFIESFYQKALEHEFKLRKIPFVPQKRIPAVYKGQEIGYYTPDFVCFDKIIVELKSRQNTTEEEQKQVMNYLNLGGYDLGILVNFGTYPKVYVQRIVRKGAALPTVEEEEPPYYFE, encoded by the coding sequence ATGCTCTATTATAAAGACGAATCCTATGCAATCTTCGGTGCTATTTTTGAAGTGTACAAAACTCTTGGAAACACCTTCATCGAATCATTTTATCAGAAAGCTTTGGAGCATGAATTTAAACTAAGAAAGATTCCCTTTGTCCCGCAGAAACGTATCCCGGCAGTGTACAAAGGTCAGGAGATCGGATATTATACCCCGGATTTTGTCTGTTTTGACAAAATTATTGTTGAGCTGAAATCGCGGCAAAACACCACAGAAGAAGAACAGAAACAGGTGATGAACTATCTAAATCTTGGGGGATATGATCTAGGGATCTTAGTGAATTTTGGCACATATCCCAAGGTGTACGTGCAAAGGATCGTCCGAAAGGGAGCGGCACTTCCAACAGTCGAAGAAGAAGAACCGCCGTATTATTTTGAGTGA
- the tgtA gene encoding tRNA guanosine(15) transglycosylase TgtA, which translates to MAITFEVIHKDIAGRVGKLKAGDKAIRTPALLPVVNPHLQIIPPSEMKKMGVEGIITNAYIFSKSEEFRGPALEKGLHEVLDFDGLIMTDSGSFQMSVYGSVDITNEQTLSFQRDIGSDIWVPLDIPTHPDTERDEVIAQMEITMARMKEAKELFGDDAPISGPVQGAVFEDLREYAGKTVSDMGFAYCPVGAVVPLMESYRYRELVDVILAAKKGLNPGACVHLFGAGHPSMFALAAALGCDVFDSAAYALYAKEGRYITTYGTLKLDEMSELPCACPVCRSHTVEELKKSPDKQKLLAYHNLAVTMAEISRIRAAIQDGTLWELVDERCRAHPKLLDGYRRLLERVEEIEHLDRASKRRFFYRGSESCRRTEVTNYHAMIPRVKLSDVSLIAAGGPVPSRFEEVIEFKPPFGPLPYELAETFPAGPAEVPTWDEEMMKYGIKGLKGLLATNPDTKVTISTTAKWADLFRAEFPAAEVIT; encoded by the coding sequence ATGGCAATAACATTCGAAGTCATCCATAAAGACATAGCGGGACGCGTCGGCAAACTCAAAGCCGGCGACAAAGCCATCAGAACGCCTGCACTCCTCCCGGTCGTCAACCCCCACCTGCAGATAATCCCACCCTCCGAAATGAAAAAGATGGGCGTCGAAGGAATCATCACAAACGCCTACATCTTCTCCAAAAGCGAAGAGTTCCGCGGCCCCGCCCTCGAAAAAGGCCTGCATGAGGTCCTCGACTTCGACGGCCTGATCATGACCGACTCGGGATCCTTCCAGATGTCCGTCTACGGAAGCGTCGATATCACGAACGAGCAGACCCTCTCCTTCCAGAGAGACATCGGAAGCGACATCTGGGTCCCGCTCGACATCCCGACCCACCCGGACACCGAACGGGACGAAGTCATCGCCCAGATGGAGATCACCATGGCCAGAATGAAGGAAGCGAAGGAACTCTTCGGTGACGACGCTCCCATCTCCGGTCCGGTCCAGGGAGCCGTCTTCGAAGACCTCCGCGAATATGCCGGGAAAACCGTCTCCGATATGGGCTTTGCCTACTGCCCGGTCGGCGCCGTCGTTCCCTTAATGGAAAGCTACCGGTACCGGGAACTCGTCGACGTCATCCTTGCCGCGAAAAAAGGCCTCAATCCGGGAGCCTGCGTCCACCTCTTCGGTGCCGGCCACCCCTCCATGTTCGCCCTCGCCGCGGCTCTCGGCTGCGATGTCTTCGACTCCGCCGCCTACGCCCTGTATGCGAAGGAAGGACGCTACATCACGACCTACGGAACGCTCAAACTCGACGAGATGAGCGAACTGCCGTGCGCCTGTCCGGTCTGCCGCAGTCACACCGTCGAAGAGCTGAAAAAATCGCCCGACAAACAAAAGCTCCTCGCCTACCACAACCTCGCCGTCACCATGGCCGAGATCTCGAGGATCCGTGCCGCCATCCAGGACGGGACCCTCTGGGAACTCGTCGATGAGCGGTGCCGGGCCCACCCCAAACTGCTCGACGGATACCGCAGACTCCTGGAAAGGGTCGAAGAGATCGAGCACCTCGACAGAGCGAGCAAGCGCCGGTTCTTCTACCGCGGCAGCGAGTCATGCCGCCGGACCGAGGTCACGAACTACCATGCGATGATCCCCCGCGTGAAACTCTCCGACGTCTCCCTCATTGCGGCCGGAGGGCCGGTCCCTTCCCGCTTTGAAGAAGTCATCGAGTTCAAGCCGCCGTTCGGTCCCCTGCCCTACGAACTTGCCGAGACCTTCCCTGCAGGGCCTGCCGAGGTCCCGACCTGGGACGAAGAGATGATGAAGTACGGGATCAAGGGCCTCAAAGGACTGCTCGCCACCAACCCCGACACCAAAGTCACCATCTCCACCACGGCCAAATGGGCCGACCTTTTCAGAGCCGAATTCCCCGCGGCCGAGGTCATCACATGA
- a CDS encoding site-specific DNA-methyltransferase: MEQHNPAFQKIPLATTNPFSENLRRLQALFPSIVKDGQIDFDALKEELGEVEEVDKEHYELSWAGKQEAKRTAGEPILGRTLKYVPEESKNPDSTENLYIEGDNLEVLKLLQNSYVGKIKMIYIDPPYNTGNDFVYKDHFAVSAEENAKAEGDISAEGERYAVNPKTSGKYHANWLSMMYPRLRLAKNLLREDGIMFISIDDNEVGNLREICDEIFGDNNFLANLIWEKKYTRSNDATFFSDNHDHILCYCRNVECFKIGRLPRTEEMDVAYKNPDNHPKGLWKATPLHAKSGSANSANFTYTFKNGVVFTPPTGTYSRYSSDTLKKYDDNNEIWFGQDGMSIPARKTFLCDLKNEGIVPSTIIPYKTGGHNHESVEELKDIFIKNIFTNPKPTRLIRHLATIANLNHESLILDFFSGSSTTAHAVMQLNAEDGGTRKFIMVQLPEACDEKSEAYKAGYKTICDIGKERIRRAGDKIQKEHPEASLDTGFNVFRLADTNIRWIAAETGQVSLEDAIITSGKDLRDFMPGYTDKDVVYEILLRQYDIPLTAKIESLGKIGKRTYSVAGTLIVCLEENITNEIIDKIAGIEPVPHKIIFRDSAFGDDISLKENTMMRLDALMQKHSSGGKTPYRVEFL, from the coding sequence ATGGAACAACACAACCCCGCTTTTCAAAAAATACCTCTTGCAACAACGAATCCTTTCTCTGAAAATCTCCGCCGCCTTCAGGCACTTTTTCCTTCGATCGTCAAAGACGGCCAGATCGATTTCGATGCCCTGAAAGAGGAACTTGGCGAAGTCGAAGAAGTGGATAAGGAACATTATGAACTGTCCTGGGCAGGAAAGCAGGAGGCAAAACGGACCGCAGGCGAGCCAATACTTGGACGCACGCTGAAGTATGTCCCAGAGGAAAGTAAAAATCCAGACTCTACAGAGAACCTTTACATCGAGGGAGATAATTTAGAGGTTCTGAAGCTTCTGCAGAATTCTTACGTCGGCAAGATCAAGATGATCTACATCGATCCGCCGTATAATACGGGCAACGATTTTGTCTATAAGGACCACTTTGCGGTATCGGCAGAGGAAAATGCGAAAGCGGAAGGAGATATTAGCGCCGAAGGGGAGCGGTATGCGGTAAATCCGAAAACGTCTGGCAAGTATCATGCAAATTGGCTCTCAATGATGTATCCTCGGCTGCGGCTCGCGAAGAATCTTTTGAGAGAGGATGGTATTATGTTCATCTCAATCGATGATAATGAAGTGGGAAATTTACGGGAGATTTGCGATGAAATTTTCGGGGACAATAATTTTTTAGCTAATCTCATTTGGGAAAAAAAATATACAAGATCAAATGATGCTACATTTTTCTCTGATAATCATGATCACATACTCTGTTATTGTCGTAATGTTGAATGTTTTAAAATTGGAAGATTGCCTAGAACAGAGGAGATGGACGTAGCATATAAAAATCCAGATAATCATCCCAAAGGACTTTGGAAAGCAACACCATTACATGCAAAAAGTGGTTCTGCCAATAGTGCTAACTTTACATATACCTTCAAAAATGGTGTCGTATTTACTCCACCAACAGGAACATATTCTCGATATTCTAGTGATACATTGAAAAAATATGATGATAATAATGAAATTTGGTTTGGTCAAGATGGGATGTCTATCCCCGCACGTAAAACATTTCTGTGTGATCTAAAGAATGAGGGGATTGTGCCAAGTACAATTATCCCATATAAAACTGGGGGACACAATCATGAATCGGTAGAAGAATTGAAAGATATTTTTATAAAAAATATCTTCACAAATCCAAAACCTACACGTTTAATCCGCCATCTTGCAACAATAGCTAATCTTAATCATGAATCTCTCATCCTCGACTTCTTCTCCGGGTCTTCAACAACGGCCCATGCAGTGATGCAGCTCAATGCCGAAGATGGAGGGACCCGAAAATTCATCATGGTCCAGCTGCCTGAAGCCTGTGATGAAAAATCTGAAGCATACAAAGCCGGCTACAAAACCATCTGTGACATCGGAAAAGAACGGATTCGCAGAGCCGGGGACAAGATCCAAAAAGAGCACCCGGAAGCTTCGCTTGACACCGGATTCAACGTTTTCCGTCTTGCAGACACCAACATCCGCTGGATCGCCGCCGAAACCGGACAAGTAAGCCTTGAAGATGCAATCATCACCAGTGGGAAAGACTTACGCGACTTCATGCCCGGATACACCGACAAAGACGTCGTCTATGAAATACTGCTTCGCCAGTATGACATCCCCCTGACCGCAAAAATTGAATCTCTTGGTAAAATCGGAAAACGCACTTACTCCGTCGCCGGCACCCTGATTGTCTGCCTCGAAGAGAACATAACAAACGAAATCATAGACAAGATTGCCGGAATCGAACCCGTCCCCCACAAAATCATCTTCCGTGACAGCGCATTCGGGGATGACATCTCCCTCAAAGAAAACACCATGATGCGTCTTGACGCCCTCATGCAGAAACACAGCTCCGGTGGAAAGACCCCATACCGTGTAGAATTCCTCTGA
- a CDS encoding helicase-related protein has protein sequence MASPISSQEQIIQIVNTALQNRKDSTVNILNDKLTLSVFSELERNLQNVSEINFIVREEHSVPDKKELIHEFELTTKPSDILFNSYEIAEKNKLRYFHKARTMHDFIKSNVNVRKTLNPNMVRGNVLLIDDDVQIQGTSSLEISKPKTIHGLPQINFDTFINSSMDKEQITRSLKLFHTLWNTSGYTQDFKEELLESLLYIYKEYSPEFLYYYTLYALFGDQLDASVEHFENDNTRFKKTKIWNSLYKFQQDAVVTAIQRINQYNGCIIADSVGLGKTYEALAVIKYFEMRNDNVLVLAPAKLYDNWDSFKSPYVDNPLSDDKLNYKVLSHTDLSRDTGYSRSGLDLSRIDWGSFDLLVIDESHNFRNRTDSKDHVTRYQKLLTDIIKKGGNTKVLLLSATPVNNSLVDLRNQISIITSDRDFAYENGGIPSISQVLIKAQREINDWSRSSKRNKTVLLDSLPSEFYKLLEMVTISRSRKHITSCYGSENLAMFPKKCIPLTFRPGIDSDGMVMKFDEVNEELETLLLSVYSPMAYILPEYQAEYREKYATKINDREVFFHEQRESINIKLHRFNLCKRLESSVYSFGKTLERILGRIDGYLLSLERGEKLLTADTNGEDLDEDELAEMEDASYLEYKYEIDVRHLDVTNYIEDLQADKRKIKKILGQVNTVLEGKRDEKLATVQAFVLDKIQKTPYNVGNKKVLIFSAFADTANYLYDNLSPLLRAKGIHTGIVTGGNKPRTTIKKVNLKYNEILSHFSPISKERPDARNFGEIEVLIGTDCISEGQNLQDCDCVVNYDIQWNPVVLIQRFGRIDRLGSLNKRIQMVNFFPDMDLNEYLQLEERVKRKMVAANLGSTGDEDLLSPEMNDLEFRRVQLERLQKEVVDLEEMSDSISLTDLNMNGYLNELYEFVSAHPEVKKVPSGLFSITKGEEKGCLFCFRHMDNLAKPKSDSSLYPYYLLYMKNSGEVYIGMHNAREALSEFRRLSYGKEVPEMRLFQLFNARTKYASDMTKYSKLITKAISAITGAERKRAEESIFDFTGFVDEFAHTAEDDFELISFLIVE, from the coding sequence ATGGCAAGTCCTATTTCGTCTCAAGAGCAGATAATTCAGATAGTCAATACAGCTCTTCAGAACAGAAAGGACAGTACAGTCAATATCTTAAATGATAAGCTTACTCTGTCAGTATTTTCCGAACTTGAAAGAAATCTGCAGAATGTTTCGGAAATCAACTTTATTGTCCGTGAAGAACATAGTGTTCCTGATAAAAAAGAGTTGATTCATGAGTTTGAACTAACAACAAAACCATCTGATATTCTCTTTAATAGCTATGAAATAGCGGAAAAAAACAAACTCCGGTATTTCCACAAGGCACGGACGATGCATGATTTCATCAAGTCCAACGTGAATGTCAGAAAAACCCTTAATCCAAATATGGTGAGAGGAAATGTTCTTTTAATCGATGATGATGTTCAGATTCAGGGAACATCGTCACTGGAAATATCGAAGCCAAAAACTATTCACGGTCTTCCTCAGATCAATTTTGATACATTTATCAATAGTTCCATGGATAAGGAACAGATCACTCGGTCTCTTAAGTTATTCCATACACTTTGGAATACCAGTGGATATACCCAGGATTTCAAAGAAGAGCTTCTTGAGAGTCTGTTATATATCTACAAAGAGTATTCTCCAGAGTTTTTGTATTATTATACGCTGTACGCCCTGTTTGGGGATCAATTGGATGCGAGTGTGGAGCATTTTGAGAATGACAATACTCGATTTAAGAAGACAAAGATCTGGAATTCGTTGTATAAGTTTCAGCAAGACGCCGTTGTTACTGCAATTCAGAGGATAAACCAATATAACGGCTGTATTATTGCAGATAGTGTTGGTCTTGGAAAGACATACGAAGCATTGGCCGTTATCAAATATTTCGAGATGAGGAACGACAACGTTCTGGTATTAGCTCCGGCAAAACTCTATGACAATTGGGATTCTTTCAAGAGCCCATATGTTGACAATCCACTGTCAGATGATAAACTCAACTACAAAGTGCTCTCCCACACTGATTTGTCACGAGATACAGGCTATTCACGAAGCGGGCTTGATCTTTCGCGTATTGACTGGGGGAGTTTTGACCTTCTGGTAATAGATGAATCGCATAATTTCAGGAATAGAACAGATAGTAAAGACCACGTTACACGGTATCAGAAGCTTCTCACGGACATTATCAAAAAGGGCGGGAACACAAAAGTCCTTCTGTTATCAGCAACTCCGGTGAATAATTCTCTGGTAGATTTACGCAATCAGATCAGTATCATTACTTCAGATCGTGATTTTGCGTATGAAAATGGGGGTATTCCAAGTATTTCCCAGGTTCTTATCAAAGCACAGCGTGAGATAAATGACTGGTCCAGAAGTTCCAAGAGAAATAAAACAGTCCTCCTGGATAGCCTACCGTCCGAGTTTTATAAGCTTCTTGAGATGGTGACAATCTCGCGAAGCCGCAAGCATATTACGAGTTGTTATGGGTCGGAAAATCTGGCGATGTTTCCAAAGAAATGCATTCCATTGACCTTCAGACCGGGCATCGATTCCGACGGCATGGTAATGAAATTCGACGAGGTGAATGAGGAGCTTGAAACTCTGCTTCTTTCGGTATATTCACCAATGGCTTATATCCTCCCAGAGTATCAGGCAGAATATCGTGAGAAGTATGCGACAAAGATTAATGATCGCGAGGTGTTTTTTCACGAACAGCGAGAGAGTATCAATATCAAACTTCACCGGTTTAATCTGTGTAAGCGGCTAGAAAGTTCAGTGTATTCGTTTGGGAAAACGCTGGAACGGATTCTTGGACGTATTGACGGGTATCTTCTTTCTTTGGAGAGAGGAGAGAAGCTCCTTACTGCAGATACTAATGGCGAGGATCTGGATGAGGATGAACTTGCAGAGATGGAAGATGCATCTTATCTGGAGTACAAATACGAGATAGATGTCCGGCATTTGGACGTGACGAATTACATTGAGGATTTGCAGGCAGATAAGCGAAAGATCAAGAAGATTCTTGGTCAGGTGAATACAGTCCTTGAAGGGAAACGTGATGAGAAACTGGCGACAGTGCAGGCGTTCGTTCTCGATAAAATACAGAAAACCCCGTATAATGTAGGGAACAAGAAGGTTTTGATCTTCTCGGCATTTGCAGATACGGCAAATTATCTGTATGATAATTTGTCTCCGCTTTTACGAGCCAAGGGTATTCATACAGGAATTGTTACCGGAGGAAATAAGCCCCGGACAACAATAAAGAAGGTCAATCTGAAATATAACGAGATTCTATCGCATTTCTCTCCAATTTCAAAAGAGCGACCGGATGCGCGGAATTTTGGAGAGATCGAGGTTCTTATCGGAACGGATTGCATTTCGGAGGGTCAAAATCTTCAGGATTGTGATTGTGTCGTAAATTATGATATTCAGTGGAATCCTGTTGTTTTGATTCAGAGGTTTGGAAGGATCGATCGCCTGGGCAGTTTGAATAAACGGATCCAGATGGTGAATTTCTTCCCAGATATGGATCTGAATGAGTATCTGCAGCTTGAGGAGAGAGTGAAGCGTAAGATGGTTGCTGCAAATCTGGGTTCGACGGGCGATGAGGATTTGTTGAGTCCGGAGATGAATGATCTAGAGTTCAGGCGTGTTCAACTGGAGAGGCTGCAAAAAGAAGTTGTGGATCTTGAGGAGATGAGCGATTCGATTTCCCTGACTGATCTGAATATGAACGGATATCTGAATGAGTTGTATGAGTTTGTGTCGGCACATCCCGAGGTGAAAAAAGTTCCCTCCGGACTTTTTTCGATTACGAAGGGGGAGGAGAAGGGTTGTCTGTTCTGTTTCCGTCATATGGATAATCTGGCGAAACCGAAGAGTGACAGTTCGCTGTATCCGTATTATCTTCTGTATATGAAAAATTCTGGTGAGGTTTATATCGGGATGCATAATGCCCGTGAGGCGTTGTCGGAGTTCAGGCGTTTGTCCTATGGTAAAGAAGTGCCAGAAATGCGGCTTTTCCAGCTGTTCAATGCAAGGACGAAGTATGCTTCGGATATGACGAAATATTCGAAGCTTATCACAAAGGCGATTTCGGCAATTACGGGAGCAGAGCGAAAACGTGCCGAGGAGAGTATTTTTGATTTCACAGGGTTCGTAGACGAGTTTGCTCATACTGCGGAGGATGATTTCGAGTTGATTTCCTTTTTAATTGTGGAGTGA
- the arcS gene encoding archaeosine synthase subunit alpha, which yields MSLFDARKRDGNARIGNLKLSDEESISTPAVIDAESVFPSLEERGFTNLPPSASKAEFGKYFVAGEEPTAVHPQSESVEGSVLLFSNWNTVISDARRHAEYMEKLLAVCPPDAARYAPACGLPSNVASLIYLGFDLFDYTAVDLAAVQKKFCTPEGEFDASYMEKGICDCPGCKAGDLKLHNRLALEKEIALARVWIEQGQLREFMEMRCRLHAEQVSLLRHVDRRPGFAVNLPVVRSSRFLANSSESMTRAEIAFFEDRVINRFVPGRTDVCVLLPCAARKPYSLSRSHQLFSRVVDSRAHEVIVTSPLGVVPRELELIYPAGHYDVPVTGYWDKEESAILVEYLTAYLTKHRYDRVICHLEGGAKEVAKTAAQAAGVELEFTCNDDKPLSPDSLRALNNALRESRKRRTDPIRGTLLWQFGELVDTKGWLTKGRYPNQKIYEKKTQIFSIDPETGLLRPTHEGWKYINGYRVWISDGFVPQGDILAPGIADCDPQIREGDEVFVGGEGYQATGKTTMGADEMLRANRGIAVRVRKTNRK from the coding sequence ATGAGTCTGTTCGACGCACGAAAACGCGACGGAAACGCCCGGATCGGGAACCTGAAACTCTCCGACGAGGAAAGCATCAGCACGCCCGCCGTGATCGACGCAGAGTCGGTCTTCCCCTCGCTTGAGGAACGCGGATTCACGAACCTCCCGCCGTCCGCTAGCAAAGCCGAGTTCGGGAAATACTTCGTCGCAGGCGAAGAGCCGACGGCCGTTCACCCGCAGAGCGAGTCCGTCGAGGGAAGCGTGCTCCTGTTTTCGAACTGGAACACCGTCATCTCCGACGCACGCCGCCATGCCGAGTATATGGAAAAACTGCTCGCGGTCTGTCCCCCGGACGCCGCACGCTATGCCCCCGCATGCGGTCTTCCCTCGAACGTAGCTTCGCTGATCTACCTCGGATTCGACCTCTTCGACTACACCGCGGTGGATCTTGCGGCAGTCCAGAAAAAGTTCTGCACGCCCGAAGGCGAGTTCGATGCCTCCTACATGGAAAAAGGCATCTGCGATTGTCCGGGCTGCAAAGCCGGCGACCTGAAGCTCCACAACCGCCTGGCTCTCGAAAAAGAGATCGCTCTCGCACGGGTCTGGATCGAACAGGGCCAGCTCCGCGAGTTCATGGAGATGCGCTGCAGACTCCACGCCGAGCAGGTCTCTCTTCTCAGACACGTCGACAGGAGACCTGGCTTTGCGGTGAACCTGCCGGTCGTCCGGTCGTCCCGGTTCCTCGCAAACTCCTCCGAGTCGATGACCCGTGCCGAGATCGCCTTCTTCGAGGATCGGGTCATCAACCGGTTCGTTCCGGGAAGGACCGATGTCTGCGTCCTTCTTCCGTGCGCCGCACGAAAACCCTACTCGCTCTCGAGATCGCATCAGCTCTTCTCCCGCGTGGTCGACAGCCGTGCCCATGAAGTGATCGTGACTTCGCCCTTAGGCGTCGTCCCCCGCGAACTCGAACTCATCTATCCGGCAGGCCACTACGATGTGCCGGTGACCGGATACTGGGACAAGGAAGAGTCCGCGATCCTGGTCGAATACCTCACGGCCTATCTCACGAAGCACCGGTATGACCGGGTCATCTGCCATCTGGAAGGCGGGGCAAAAGAGGTCGCGAAGACCGCCGCACAGGCGGCCGGCGTCGAACTCGAGTTTACCTGCAATGACGACAAGCCGCTCTCCCCGGATTCGCTCCGTGCCCTCAACAACGCCCTTCGCGAGAGCAGAAAACGCCGGACGGATCCGATCCGCGGCACGCTTCTCTGGCAGTTCGGCGAACTGGTCGACACGAAGGGCTGGCTTACGAAAGGCCGGTATCCGAACCAGAAGATCTACGAGAAGAAGACGCAGATCTTCTCGATCGACCCGGAGACGGGCCTGCTCCGCCCGACCCACGAGGGGTGGAAGTACATCAACGGCTACCGGGTCTGGATCTCGGACGGCTTTGTCCCGCAAGGAGATATCCTTGCGCCGGGTATCGCCGACTGCGATCCGCAGATCCGTGAAGGCGACGAGGTGTTCGTCGGCGGCGAAGGATATCAGGCGACCGGAAAAACCACGATGGGTGCGGACGAGATGCTCCGTGCCAACCGCGGTATCGCGGTCCGCGTGCGGAAGACGAATCGAAAATGA